The Bacteroidota bacterium sequence AGGTGCGGTTCGCGGTCTACGACGTGCTCGGCCGCCGCGTGCTCTCGGGCGACCTCGGCGCGCGCCCGGCGGGCGAGGCGCAGCACGGCCTCGACGCGGCGCGGCTCCCGGCGGGCGTCTACCTCGTTCGCCTCACCGGCGACGCGGGGGCAGCGGCGACGGCGCGGCTCGTCCGGCAGTGAACGAGGCCGCCTGAAACGAGCGCAGGGGCGACCGGCCGGTCGCCCCTACGGAATCGCGCAGAGGGAGAGAGACTAGGCGTTGGCCTCGATCCGCTCCAGGGCCTCGACGTTCGTGCGGACGTGCTGGGCGGACTCCCGCATCAGCTGCTGCTCGGCCTCGTCGAGCTCGACCTCCATGATCTCCTTGACGCCCTCGCGCCCGAGCTTGACCGGGACGCCGATGAACATGTCGTTGCAGCCGTACTGCCCGGTGACCCACGCCGCGGCGGGGACGACGCGGTTCGAGTCCTTGATGATGCCCTCGACCATCTCGGCGGCGGCCGCGCCCGGCGCGTACCACGCGCTCGTGCCCATCAGCCCGACAATCTCGCCGCCGCCTTTCTTGGTGCGCTCGACGATCTCGTGGATGCGGCTCTTGGGGAGGAGGTCGGTCAGCGGCGTGCCGGCGACCGTCGTGTAGCGCGGGAGCGGGACCATCGTGTCGCCGTGGCCGCCGAGGAGGAGGGCCTGGATGTCCTTGACCGAGACCTCGAGTTCGGTGGCGAGGAAGGCGCGGAAGCGGGCTGTGTCGAGGACGCCGGCCATGCCCATCACGCGGTGGCTCGGGAAGCCGCTCGTCATGTAGGCCACGTAGGTCATCACGTCGAGCGGGTTCGAGACGACGATCAGGATGGCGTTCGGGCTGTGCTCGACGAACGACTCGGTGACGCTGCGGACGATGCTCGCGTTTTTGGCGAGGAGGTCGTCGCGGCTCATGCCGGGCTTGCGGGGGAGGCCGGCGGTGATGACGCAGATGTCCGAGCCCTCGGTGAGCGCGTAGTCGCTGCCGCCGGTGAGGGTGGTGTCGAACTGGTGGACGGGGGCGGACTCCCACAGGTCGAGCGCCTTGCCCTGGGCGGTGCCTTCCTGGATGTCGATGAGGACGACTTCGCTCGCCATGTCCTTGCGGGCGACGCATTCGGCGACGGTGGCCCCGACGTTTCCGGCGCCGACAACGGTGACTTTCATAGTAGCTTAGGTATGCTGGGTGAAGAGGGGAGGGGTCGCGTTCAAAATAGCCGCCGCGCACTCAGCAAGCCGGATGGGGACGGAAACTCTGCGTGAAAATGCGAGGCCGCGTTGCATTACACCTCCGTCATCGCGCCGTGGCCTTTCGCCCGTAGCTTGCCGCCCGTACCTCACCGCCTCGCCCGTGCCCCGCCTCGTCGTCGCCTGTCTCCTCCTGCTCGTCGCCGTGCCCGCCGGGGCACAGGACGCGGAGCGACCGCAGAACCTCATCCTCCTCATCCCCGACGGCTTCGGCCCGGCCTCGGCGACGCTCGCGCGGACGTTCTCCGGCGCACCCCTCGCGCTCGACGGCATCCTGCGCGGCGCGGTCACGACGGCAGCGACCGACAGCCGGGTCACGGACTCGGCGGCCTCGGCGACGGCCTATGCGGCGGGCGTCCGCACCTACAACGGGGCCATCGGCGTCGACACGCTGCGGCGGCCCGTCGGGACGATCCTCGAAGCGGCCGAGGCGCGGGGCATGGCGACGGGCCTCGTGGTGACGAGCCGGGTGACGCACGCCACGCCCGCCTCGTTCGCGGCGCACGTTCCGAACCGCTGGATGGAGGAGGTGATCGCCGTGCAACTGATGGAGG is a genomic window containing:
- the mdh gene encoding malate dehydrogenase, yielding MKVTVVGAGNVGATVAECVARKDMASEVVLIDIQEGTAQGKALDLWESAPVHQFDTTLTGGSDYALTEGSDICVITAGLPRKPGMSRDDLLAKNASIVRSVTESFVEHSPNAILIVVSNPLDVMTYVAYMTSGFPSHRVMGMAGVLDTARFRAFLATELEVSVKDIQALLLGGHGDTMVPLPRYTTVAGTPLTDLLPKSRIHEIVERTKKGGGEIVGLMGTSAWYAPGAAAAEMVEGIIKDSNRVVPAAAWVTGQYGCNDMFIGVPVKLGREGVKEIMEVELDEAEQQLMRESAQHVRTNVEALERIEANA